The genomic region CTGTATGTTTGTGGCCACGCCAAGAATCAGCGGCACTATTTTCAAGCTCATGCTCGTCGTTTTGCGGAGCTGGGCTTTGTGTGCCTGATCGCCGAAACCATCGAAGCTGCCGAACTTGAGGGGTCCCATCATGGCTGTTATAACAAAGGGTGGTGGCATTGGTACTCGCGCGGCTACACCCCCGCCGGAGTTGAGTTGCTTAACGGAATCCGCGCGCTGGATTTACTCGCGGCGCGTCCTGAGGTCGATCCGGCGCGGCTCGGCGTGACGGGCATGTCGGGCGGTGGAGCGGCGTCCTGGTGGATAGCGGCAGGCGACGAGCGCGTCAAGGTCGTCGCTCCGGTCTGCGGCACGGCGACGTTGTTCTCCTACATTCATGACCGCACGCTCGACGATAACTGCGACTGTATCTGGTGGAACAACACTTACCGCTGGGATCTTGCTGATGTCGGAGCACTGATTGCCCCGCGTCCGCTGCTCATCGCCGCGGCAGATAAGGACGTTTACTTCACCCTGGAGTCCACGCGCCGAGTCTATCATCAGTTGAGGCCGATTTACCGTCGAATGGGACATGCCAGGCAGCTTCGGCTGGTCGAAACACCGGGACCACATGCCTATCACCCGAACTCTCGCACCGAGGTGTTCTCCTGGTTTATGAAGCACCTGAGGGGGCAATCCATCCCGGCGGCTGAAATCGAGGACGTGGACGAACGTCCGGAACGACAGGAATTGGCTGAGGTGCTCCGCGTCTTCATGAATGGCGCTCCTCCCGGTCAAATTGTCACTACTATCCAGGACGAGCTGTTTACAGCACCTCAGGTTGCGGAGGTGGCCGATCCTGCTGCGCTCGCTCGCGAGCGCGAGCGCGTGAGAGCTGCTTTAACCGAGAAAACCTTCCGTGCATTCCCCGTCAAGCCGCCGGCGTTGGATGTCCAGATCGAGTACGAATTCGAGCATAACGCGGCCGGTCATCGGTTCGCATTCACTTCCGAGGTCGGTTGGCGACTTCACGGGCAACTGCTTCACCCGAAACCTCTTTCTTCCAAGGCTCCCACGGTCGTTGCCCTGCTCTCGCCGGGTGAAGGTCGGCACGGTACGCGAAACTTTTTGTCACAAATCAAGGCCC from Verrucomicrobiales bacterium harbors:
- a CDS encoding acetylxylan esterase, translated to MNRRKFLRSGALLGGLAPLATASLLPVPTSAWAYPSQVRRVASRQVPSTNIRDYLSREAQKITDGALADLPNPTALRRLLPQKRRQYFEMMGLDEECLQRRMPPTVTVTGVVERPNYRIEKLYYESVPRLFISGNLYVPNHLAGPAPAVLYVCGHAKNQRHYFQAHARRFAELGFVCLIAETIEAAELEGSHHGCYNKGWWHWYSRGYTPAGVELLNGIRALDLLAARPEVDPARLGVTGMSGGGAASWWIAAGDERVKVVAPVCGTATLFSYIHDRTLDDNCDCIWWNNTYRWDLADVGALIAPRPLLIAAADKDVYFTLESTRRVYHQLRPIYRRMGHARQLRLVETPGPHAYHPNSRTEVFSWFMKHLRGQSIPAAEIEDVDERPERQELAEVLRVFMNGAPPGQIVTTIQDELFTAPQVAEVADPAALARERERVRAALTEKTFRAFPVKPPALDVQIEYEFEHNAAGHRFAFTSEVGWRLHGQLLHPKPLSSKAPTVVALLSPGEGRHGTRNFLSQIKAPWCGVAFDPRGTGDTAWGAELNWHLRRAAAWTGRTLASMRVWDTLRALEAVKELPEVDPERLSLAARGEMCAVALYAALLHGRVRTLFLENPPATQNAGSDPEGRGPAIEMLNCLRIIDLPQVAGLLWPTELVFIGGAPTTYDWAQELYGRLGAPGRITRVRNIEEWKSA